The DNA window GGCGGCTTTAACCCCTCCGGTGCCAGGCAGGTGTGCCCCAGCTGCGGTTCCCTCTTTTCCCCGCTAGTTAGCGAAATCGCTTTCCCAGATTGGCATAGTTTaatagttttctgttttgttttggttttttttttccagtttgtttttaaaatttcttatgaaaaatctgtgtgtggtgctgtgtgaCAACCTGTTTCTAAGTGGCATGTTCAAAAACACAGACCAGTTGATTGATTTCCTCCTGTAGGACTGGACCTTTGGCCCCCTTTCGTGCGAGATGGTACTGAGGTAGTAATGCATAGTTGATGATAGTGCTCTAGTGGAATGGAACAGTTGTTGGTAGATTGGTCGAAGTggtcctgtgttttgtttggggGTGTTTTCTCAAAGCTGCGATTCCTGGCTCTGAGGCGCAGTTGTTTTGTCCTTTGGGCTGAACAAACAGTTCTCTCCTCGAGCAATGGACAGTAATAGTCTTGGCAgggttgctgttttttttttgttttttttcccgttttttttttgggaagttcATTGGTGACTGTCCAGATTGCATCATAAGGCCCGTCACACGCACGGCCGTATGTTGTTTACCAGAGATAGCGGCGGCCGTGGCTAGTCCAAGGCCCGGGCCGTGCCTCCATTAAGGCTCTACCGGTGGAAGAGCCTGCAGGGCTCTTTGGCAGCCTCGCCGGGGCTCTGGGCGTGTCGGCAGACCTGTTTGCTCTCGGCCACCTCTGCCAACTGTGCAACTGGTGTTTATTTCCAGGCAGAGCAAGGGCAAACGAGCACATCTGCCATTCAGCACTCGAAAGGATTGTTCCATCACACCCATTAGATTCCATTGAGGAATGGTACTGCTTTGCTTTGCTCATACTTTGGGggatgagttttttttcccaagggAGTAAATGGGGATGGATGGCCATAAACTGGCCGTGAAATTGTACTGGTTTTGCTGTAGAATTTTGATCTTTCTCCGTCATATCCTTACCCTTAATCCTAAAATCtcccgcccccttccctcctGCAGTCCAACAAGGTCCCCGTTGTGCAGCACGCCCACCACGTGCATCCGCTGACCCCCCTCATCACCTACAGCAACGAACGATTCTCCCCCGGGACCCCCCCTTCGCACCTGTCCCCGGAGATCCTCGACCCAAAGACAGgtacacgccccccccccttcccagcacTCCACCGCCCATCAGCCAATCCCCCCGTGTCGCTGAGAGTCTGACCGCCGCccctctgccccctgcaggcatCCCGCGGACGCCCCACCCCTCGGAGCTGTCGCCGTACTACCCCCTCTCTCCAGGCGCCGTCGGGCAGATCCCACACCCCTTGGGCTGGCTGGTTCCACagtaagtctttttttttcccctctctcccctgtgcatacatgcatgtgtgtttgtgtgtttgtgtgtgtgtgtgtgtgcgtgcgcgcatgcgctaatgtgtgtgtttctattagtgcatgttttgtgtgcGTTAAAGTGATTGAAAATGGATTTGAATCAATAGTCGACTAATTTTAACTGGTATGTGAAGGTACCTCGGTCCATAtgtctgtttattattattttttattgtcacGTAAACCCATGTACTACTCAGAAATACATACTACACAGTTCAGGAAGCTTACTTGGAGgctgttgggaggggggggtgggacgaaaaaatgaattattatccAAGAAAATGAGCGTTATGTGTTTTGCCACGGCGCTGAAAATCGATTGCGACGGCGCTGTTCTGCAGGCGCGAGAGTGCGGTTGACGAGAGGTCGATCAGCGCCGGCGTGTTGCGCGTCTAATGTGTTTGCGATACGCTTCTCACTGCTGCCTCCTCGCTCCCAGGCAGGGCCAGCACATGTACTCCATCCCTCCGGGGGGGTTCCGCCACCCCTATCCTGCGCTCGCCATGAATGCGTCCATGTCCAGGTGAGTGTCTCCCCCCCCTGCTTCTCTCCCATTTGTCAGTTGGGTCGGTTCAGTCTCACTTAAAAAACTTCTTGTGTGTGGTGCCTCTTCTGGTTGTCCGAGTGCCTGGCATTTTTCCACGGTTGTGGACTTCCACAAGTACTTTGTTTGGTGTGAGCTGATTTGTCACATTACGTCCCAGCTCTTGTTTAGATGACCCttaaacaaaatgtgcacaagTACGTGAATCTGCAACGACCGTTGTAAGCCTTCTTCAGTGTTGCCGTAGTATATTTGGAGCTGTATTTTTGGTGGGgttggtggggtggtgggggggaacTTCAAACATTCTGAGTTTAATAGGACTTCTAACCATGAGCATGTTCAGCAAGAGAACAGATTTTGGCATGAATACAAAGAAGGTCTCTTTGCTCTCCgaagagaatggagagagagaccatcAGCATTCTAAAGTGGCTTCGCACATCCAGGGGTAACCCTGAAAACCTCTCGCTATTCCCTCTTTGAGTAAATGAAACCGTGTTGGATTAAAGATGTGAAAGTCTCTGATCTGCGCTTGAGCCAGGACGCTGAGCCGCTCCGCTCCACGCACGGAGAAGAAAGCCTTCGCCATCGATCGGGAGGAATCGAAACCTCACCTAAAACCGACACCTTCCTCCGATCTAATTGAGCTTCCTGCGCCGCTCTCGAAAATGGAGAAACGTTATGGTTTGAAAGTTTGTACCGAGCCTTCCGGTTGCGTGCGCGAGATGAAATATTAACGGCGGCCTTCGCGTAGCCCGGCGCGGGCGTTTATCCGCTCGACGGGCGCCGTAGCGTAGCCCGCGCGGCTCGTCTCTGCGTTCCCGCGACTACAACACCCCCCCGCGCGCGCTAGCGCGTCACGGATTTTTTTCGTCCTGCCCTTTGTGTCGACGCTCCTCGCTTAGAAGTCTTCAGATCTGCTATCCCACGTGGCGTAAGCTGGCACGCTAGCAGCACGTTCCAGCGCAGTTCCTGCTCACGCTTCACCAATATTAATTCCATTGTGTTCAAAGAAGACAGTCGGAAGGAAAGGGGaattgatgggggtgggggggggggggggggggagaagggactcttttctccctttttaaactcgggaggaaaagagagagctGCCTCTCGTCTCCCAGCGGAGCGAGAACTGCCTTGTCAGCCCATTGCCGGCttcaaaacaaatcattttaaaagctcTAATTGATCATAATTGCACCTCTTTGCATGTTTCTTTCCCTCTTGAAAAATCAGTTGCAAGAGTGATTATATTtggggttctttttttttttttttttcttttggttttttttttttttttttttggtgttgttgttggttcTTGTTCCCATTCTGCGCGAGACTCTTTATGGACGCAGctgtttccattttaatgagaaATCTGTCGTTTTCCTGCCTTTGACTCAAGAATTAATATAAGCGGAGGAAAAGGACTACAATCGTGTGCTGAGAATTTATAAAGGAGGGGTGGATACCACAACTCCATCCCTTCCCCTGTTCTCGGATCTAGAATAGTTATGTGCATCAGAACTATTGATGAAATGCCACATGCTTATGAGAAAATGAGGGTACAAGTAAGTAAGGGTTTTACCCTTTTTTCTGCCCAATTTGGAATACCCGATCATGAGCGTCACCCCACgaggctgccagccacagttggcagTGACATGGTCCGTTTTTGATACTTGACCACGGGTCCCGTCCACACAGGAGAAGGGTGCCTTAACctgatgagccacccagcaccccctccagAGGAATGTTTCTGGGGAGTCAGAGGCCCCAGCGTGCTTACGACCAAGCACCTTCATTTGCTATTCTGTTTCATGGCACTGTTTTATCTCACCCATCGTGgcaggcaggtttttttttatttgatattaaaCCAGCGAAGGAAAAGTTGGATTCTTGCATGGAAATATGGATTGTGGAGAAGCAAGGaactttgcattttttccccattaagTGACTGTGCTCCATTGTACTAGACCTTGGAGAAAGGGAAAATTTGCATCGTCAGGTTTCCTTCATGCTGGGGGCTGTGTGAAATGCTCTGCGGCTCGAAGCGGGGGGCGAGCGTACCGGGCTCAATTGTCAGGTCCCcattaccatggcaacaacaCGATTCGTCATTTTCTTATGGGTTGCGAAAAAAAGGCCCTTGGAAATCATTATTTGAACAAAATTTTAATGGATCCAGTCCTCTTTAGAACTGAACGCTATTTTTCgtgtttaatttgtttctaGACCAGGGTTGCCCAGtcgtgggtgcaggtttttgttttagcccagcaatAAGACACCGGACTCTGTGTTTctgaacaaaaacctgcacccacatcagccATTTTAAGGTAAGGTTGGATTAGACACCCCTGTTGTAGAGGGAGTCGGAAATCCAATGGACATTTTCAAgtgacagtttttatttaatacaaaagAGCAAAAGAAGAGAACAAGAGGCTCTGAGCGGATATCTAACAGTGAAGCGTTTCTTTGTGCTTTAGCCTGGTGTCCAGTCGGTTTTCGCCACACATGgtgccccaccacccccacggGCTGCACCAGACCGGCATCCCTCACCCTGCCATCGTCTCGCCTGCCATCAAGCAGGAGCCCAAcaacgacggcggcggcggctccatCGTGCACTCGTGAGTATCTCATCAGCCCCCCCGCTTCGCTCCGCCACTTTGCCCTTGGACAGGACCCGCAGTGACCAGCTCTCTTCAGTCAGTACCTTCAGATAAAATGAAGTTGGTTTGAATCAGTAGGGTACTCTCAACAAGGGGCCTTTGTGGCGTTTCCTGACCCCAAAGTCTTCTGTTTTTTCCACAGGAAGTCCCCAGGACCAGCCAAGAAGGAGGAAGACAAGAGGCCCCACATCAAGAAGCCACTGAACGCCTTCATGCTGTACATGAAGGAGATGCGGGCCAAGGTGGTGGCTGAGTGCACCCTGAAGGAGAGTGCCGCCATCAACCAGATCCTGGGCAGGAGGGTGAGTACACAGCACCAGGGTGGCGTGAGAGAAAGCGACTGTGTGCGCGTTTGTCCGTCTCTCTGTGACTGTCGCGTGactgtgcgtgcctgtgtttgttcacGACGCTGTGCATTCCCATTGAACTGTGACATTCTCTGATGCCGTTTGTGTTGACAGTGGCACTCGCTATCGCGCGAGGAGCAGGCCAAGTACTACGAGCTGGCAAGGAAGGAGAGGCAGCTGCATTCCCAGCTATACCCCGGCTGGTCGGCACGAGATAACTACGTAAGTGACACGTCCAGTAGGCCATCGCACAGACACGTCCTGCTTTGCTTAAGCCACCCAGAGCACAGATAGCTCGAGTGCACCCATCTGAAACGTGTCGTTGTAAACCACGTGTGATATCTCCTCAGTAACTAGAGCCTGGAACCGTCATGTTCCTTTGGTTTCACTATGATAGTGGTCTTAGTGTAGTGTGACTCATCCCTGTCTGTTCTCATTTGATGTGTAcagggaaagaggaaaaagaggaagagggacaATAAGACTGATTCCACGCCAGAAGGTAAGGCGGCCATTTTCTTTCTGCCCTTACACTGAAGATACGCAGCCAATCCCCTTCTGAGAGAAGTCAGACATCAGACAGGGATTTACAGCTGCAATTAATTCAGGATTCGGATACAGGAAACTGAGCATGGAAGGATTCAACGACCAGATTAATGTACTAatgtacagaaaatgttttctcaatTGTTTTCCTTAAGTACCTCTTCtaaatctctgtctctcttgcttaACTTTTTCCCGCCTTACTAACCCCACCACTCCTCTGCACTTCTGACAAGCAGCGTATGAGGTTCAGTGTTAACAGTGGCAGGTATGTCTGCCGTTCTGGGTTCCTGACAGAGGACATTTTGGCACCAGCGCCAGGCCACAGTCTTTTTTTGGTTATTGTAAAATGACACTTATTTTTCCACAGCCATTTCATCTGGTTTTACTTTCCTCCACAGTGGTCTTTTTGAGAATGCTTTTTTATGTGTAATAGGGCTTTGCCTGCTCGAGTATCATTTTGAATGTGGCTGTTTGTCCGTGCTAATGCCTAGATTcgtgattttgtgtgtgctgcCTTAAAACAGGATCTGTATTACTTGCATCTCCATTACTGTGTTACACAGTTCATTTCGAGACTTAATTCATCTGCCTACAGATTGTTTTaagctctgtttctgtgtgcagtagtgttCCCCATCTCCTCTACTGACACgcagtattttatttggttCATTTCTCGTTTGTCATCCGCTAGACGAATTGTGGGACGTGCTTTTTGACTGCTTTCCCCTGACCTTCCCGTTCATCCCCGTGCAGGGGTGTCATCTTCACCGCTGTTAACCTTTTCTAATTC is part of the Anguilla anguilla isolate fAngAng1 chromosome 10, fAngAng1.pri, whole genome shotgun sequence genome and encodes:
- the tcf7l1b gene encoding transcription factor 7-like 1-B isoform X2, yielding MPQLNGGGGDDLGANDEMISFKDEGEQEEKISENVSAERDLDDVKSSLVNESENNSSSSDSEQAERRPQPRPDSESYEKTRDYFSEALRRQQDGFFKSPHYPGYPFLMIPDLTNPYLSNGSLSPSARTYLQMKWPLLDVPGTAGLKDSRSPTPGHLSNKVPVVQHAHHVHPLTPLITYSNERFSPGTPPSHLSPEILDPKTGIPRTPHPSELSPYYPLSPGAVGQIPHPLGWLVPQQGQHMYSIPPGGFRHPYPALAMNASMSSLVSSRFSPHMVPHHPHGLHQTGIPHPAIVSPAIKQEPNNDGGGGSIVHSKSPGPAKKEEDKRPHIKKPLNAFMLYMKEMRAKVVAECTLKESAAINQILGRRWHSLSREEQAKYYELARKERQLHSQLYPGWSARDNYGKRKKRKRDNKTDSTPEAYEVQC